AGCATTTCCCTTAGCACATCTATCCACAGTTTCCCTTCCCACATATCCATGTAACTCTTTCCTTCTGAGACCCGAGGTTGAGCTGGCAACCCTGGTTGCCTACCCCTTGAGTTGCTCATATCTAACACCACCACTTTTGTCACCTCATaatctcaatctcaatctcaaaTTCTTCGATCTCAACTAGTGCTTGAGGAGAATGGTGAAAATATTGAAGCCGAGAAAGAAGCAGTGGTGGACATTAGTTTAGTTGTAGGGTATAACTTGAGGATAATGTTGAAAATATTGAGGCAAGCGTTCTCCAATCATGGGACTTTGGAGTTGGGCGGCTAGGATTTGATGAGTTTGTATTTATATTCAGAAAGGTTGACATTAAGACAAACAACCCGTAACTAGTCAGGTTGGCAACCTGATCAGATAACGAACCAATAGAAGCCAGGTCAGGTTAGGCCATTTTAAACGGGTAGAACATGTTTTCAAGTCATCTGCACAGCCTTAATTTTGCATATAAATGCAAGATGACTAAACAATTGTGAGTGAAAGAAAGAGatagaaatgaaagaaacaagaacaaatgTTTACACTTTACTTAAATAAATGGTAGATGTTATATATAGAGAAACGATATAGCTTATATGCATTTTGCATTAACTTTGCATATTCCAATAAAGACGTCAGTTTGACCTATTATTAGCCATTTTTGCATATAAATGCAAAATGACTATACCATTGTATTGCACTAAGGATAAAATTGGAATACATGGATAAACATACAAGAGTGGTTATACCTAGTACTACAAAGCATTGGATGCATTGCATTGAAGCACTTCGCATTTAGAACAGTGTTTCACCTACCAAGAGTATATTTCGAGAAAAGCTATTGAAAaagtgtgtttggatgttgagtattttctcaaccctctttattattattttttattttattattatttttcacatatttttattattatttattacttttcacttattttttattattatttattattttattattactttgtacttactttttattactattcacaactcttctcaacatccaaatctaaccgttttttttttcttttactttttattcatgcatttttttagttattttaaatatattttaaaaaataacaatattattataaaatacttaattaatcattaaaaaagaagaagtattGATACCATTATCGAGACGCAAGACATTTTCTCTGCACTTATGCATTGCCTGGCTGCTTGCATTCCTCCAGTTGCCCTAGGAGGCTAACATCAACATGACAAGTCCACCCATCCATCCACCGACCAACGACATAAACAGTTGACTCAGAACAATACCCACACCGAGAAGCAAGACCAGCTGTACCCTACAAGTCCATTAACACATGCTCCATGCGTGCAGAAAGTTGTACTTACATGTAAGAATCATGGCAAGTGAGAACATTTGAGGGATGATTTGCCATGACGCTACTGGGACCCCAACTCCCCATAGCTCCGATGCTAAATTGTATGGTagtttgaaataattatttacatgTTATAACAACAATCTATGTATGAAGTTTAAGTAATGGTCTTCATCTATGTAGTATTAAATGAatatagattatttattatattatatttgtatgTCTATTATTTAATACCGTATCAAAAAATGTTGAGaagataatgataaaaaaaatgatataaataaagTTCTCCATGAAGTTTAAACCCGCCGAGATCCGGTTTGGTGACGGGCAATGCATCGCATGATATTGGGTCGGTAGGTGGGGGATATCGATATGAACCTACTGCGAGTAAACAAATAAAGAGTACCGTATTGGCAAATTTGGCACTAGAAAAGGAAACCTTGATCCTTCACGTTGACAGCATACCACGGCAGGTTGAAGTGGGCCATGCtcattatattttatgattgaaattgaaaagcaagAGCAAGAAAGCAAAAAAAGAGCTAAATGCAGCTGTAGTTCTGACCTGAGATAACAAACAGGGCATATCCCTCTGCAATCTACCTACATGGAATGTCAAATTAGTGATCATGATTGTACCAAAACCTTTCCTACCCCACCATTCAAATGAAAGATATAGGTAGGCCGAAGATGATCCAAAGCACAAGCGCAACTTCATTTTAGACTTTAATCATGTTTGGTAAGGACTTTCTCAACCTAGTCCCATCTATTATGGGCttcaaaatctctctctatctagagagagagagagaaatctgCACTGTAGTAGTTGAAATTTGAATCTACTGACACCGCTCGTGTCGTCCAAAGGTTGTACATATACACAGCATCATGTGAACCTTACACAGATTAGGTGGCAAATGAGGTTGTTTTGCCACGCTTCTTAGAGGAATAGCGCCCAAAAGGCCctagaagggaaaaaaagaaaaaaatataattgtaagtaaCTGTGccataatctatatattaatataatgtgattgctcaaaaaataaattttattaaaaatagtattaatttaaattttaaatattaataaatcagtattaatacacagattaagaTGTGACtgtgtttgtatgtagcaaaagaaaaaaaatccatgaataacttaattgaaaaaatggaaaggaggggagcaaaaaataaaaagggagaTCAAGATCGTTGCTTTTATAGGACCAACAAAGACTAGAATCGAGAGATTTCTGGATGTTCAAAATCAAACTCCTAAGATTCTGATTCTCCCATTGAAGTGTTCTCTGACTAAAGGGATCCatcaattaaaaaacaaaaaaaaggaaggaaaagggAGAGACATTAGTGTATCATTTGAATAAAGAGATGACTAGGCCTTAGAATCTTGTGAGCTCCGATGCCAAAAGCGAAACTTTCCCAACAGCAACATCAAGCTTTACATCAAAACATCTACAAGCAAATCGCTTCTGGTACTTCAATTTCACATGAAAGAGAAACTCAACAAGCATTACTTGCTTGTATGCAATTAGGCCCAATCAGTCAACCTCATCAAACTTAGGTAGTTGAGCACCCACATTCTCATTTGTTGCAGATGAGGCATCCCCAAGAGATGATTCTGAAGCACCACCCGACACAACTGCCATATTCTCGCCATAAAAGCCACCAACAACGGATAGCCCATTGCCTGAAGCGGCCTTAGCACCGCTAAAAGAGTCTCCAGAAACCAGTGCTTGTAACAATTTCGGCACTGGAGGAATGGTCACTTCTACCATACCTTCCAGCATTTTTACCACCATTCCCATGCTAGGCCTCACTGCCTCATTATCCTGTATGCACCACACTGCCACCAATGCAGATCGCTTAGCTTCCTCAATATCATAGGCGTCACCAAGTCTACTATCAACTACTGCCCCCAGATTGCCCTCAATTATCTGTTGTGACGCCCATGGAGGAAAGAACCACTTACCCACAACTCCACCGGCTCTGCCCTCGCTCCCTGCTGACGGGGGTGCTTCCACATTCCTCCTACCCCCAATCAATTCCAGCAATGTCATGCCGTAGCTATAGACATCGGCTTTGGTGGTAATTTCGATCCCAGAAATCCACTCCGGTGCAACGTAGCCCCATGTGCCTTTCAATGTGGCCAAGACCCTGCTGAAATCTCTACCAATTAACTTAGCCAGCCCGAAGTCAGATAACTTGGCAGTGTACTCACTATCAAGCAAAATATTCTCGGGTTTGATATCGCAATGTATGATACAATCCCTGCATTCCTCGTGTAAATATGCAATGCCTCTGGCAGTACCAAGTGCCACCCGAAATCTAACATCCCAGCTTAAATTAGGCCCCTCTCGGCGGAGATACGCACTCAGAGGACCATTAGGCATATAATCGTAGACCAAGAGTCTATGAGAATTTTCGGAGCAGAACCCTCTTAGTCTCACAAGATTGAGGTGTTGGATGTTCCCAATGGTGCGCACCTCCGCacggaactctctctctccgccGCCCGGCCTCTCCAGACGTTTCACGGCCACTAGAGTGGAGGAATCCGGTAAAACACCTTGAAAGACCGTTCCAAACCCGCCATGCCCGAGTTTCTCCGAGAAACCCCGAGTTGCTGAATGAAGCTCTTTGTAAGAAAACACCTTCAAATTCATTGCCGGAAAATCACCATCTTCGTCCATtcctttcctcttctttccCCTTTTTATAATAAAGACAAACCCCACCACCCCTACACATCCCAAAACCAAAACCGACCCAACAATGCCGACAATCAAACCCACAAGATTCaacctttttatcttctccTTCGTTCTCTCTCCTCCTCCGGCAACCCTCACATACAGTACTTGTTCTTCAGCACCACCTATACCATCAGTCATATTCTGGAGATTCAAAAGCGACCCATATACGTTCTTGCATAAATTACTCCTCCCGTCGTAATATAGTCCAACGCAAGCGCAATCATTCAAACACGCCCTTTCGCATGCCTTCCGATCACCCGAAAAAGACCGCGTCACGGCCCCATCGAAACGTACGGCTCCGAGCCTATCAAACTCGTCATTTCCATCACAAGAACTCTCGTTCTCCCGGCGACACCCACCGGAATAGTCTCCAGACTCCCATGCCCCGTCGTCTACAGGTTTGAATCCTGGGACAGGTAGACATTCGCAGGGCCTCGATCTCATGCTATCGCAGAGACCGAAGCTGCCGCAGAATCCGTACACTCGGCACACGCTCTCCGGCCGCTCCCAGAACCTGTTCCAGCTCTCCGCCCGTTGCCACCACACGTACTGCTGCAATCGGCCCATACAGTCAATCTTGAAGCCGGTCAACGGCGGGCCCGACCCGTTGTCCAGCGACCTCGAGGTGAACCCAAACGTCGCCTTCGGGGTGAAGGGGTCCACGAAACTGAAGTTATAAATGTACGGTACAGTCATCTCCGGCACATTAGCAAATGCCTCGCCGGTCCAGTTCCCAGTGATCCAGTACACCTTAGTGGCATTATAAACGAGCTCGAACTCGCCATAGTCCGATGTCTTCAGCCGCAAAGAATACAATCCCGGGGAGGGGTTTGAAGAGCTCTGCCAGGAGGTTAGGAACTGATCGCTCGTGAGGTTCATGCCGGGAAGCCAAGTGTCCGTCGGGTGATCGAAGCTTTGCCAGGAGACCATACCCTCCGGGGTGAGCAGAACCAGATTCCCATTGTCCAGGAGCTTCACGCCCGTCGAGAACTCGACGTTTGAGCTTTGCCAGACCGTTAGGTTCTCGGACTCTTTCACCGctaaccgaccggaccggtcgACTTCGAACGTCGACGTTTCGAGTTTTCTGGTTGGGTTTTCGCGGTTGGCGACCCAGACGTAGGTCCGGGACGGGATGGAGGAGTACCAAATGCCCAAGTACCACTTGGACTCGCCGCTGGCGTTGAAGAATCCCATCTGGAACGTTCCGTTTTCGCTTAGGAGTGTGGTGGAGCTTCCTCTGACGACAATGGTGCCATTCGTTGCTGAGGCAAAGGTgaggagggagagaaagagagcagTAAAAGTCGGGAGGAGAGTGGGTGATGGTGGTGACATTTCAGTCAGATTCCTCAACAATGTTTGGTACGCAAGAAAGCATTTTCctggaaaatgaaatggaatCTGCaaagacgagagagagagaaatgaatcACGCAGGCCTCTGTCTTCATAGCTTTCAAACAGCTAAAAAGTTGCCCCTTCCCCGACTCATGTAGCTAATGAGAGAGACCTTATACCTTGATGAATTTACAAAAACACCCTCGTACTCCActaaaggtatttttttttaaagaataatacTAAATCTCCCTCAGGATGGTAGCTcccaactttttatttttttatttttttctttttttagtgattaagaaaaatttatttaatattattgcaaattttttatattttttttaaatatataaaagtattaaaaaataatgtaaaaataaaaataaaaaaaaaatttgtttttgaccTAGCTGGAGCTCCCAGCGAGAGCCCCTAGCGGTGGCCGTAGCaatgttctttttttaaataaatattattcacataaaaacttatataaatactagtttttttaatattgtaatgTCATATAATAAGATTAATGTTTGTAATCCAATACtacttattaatttttatagaaaatgtCATTCAAGCATGAGATCACAAAAAACATACCTACATGATAATTGGAGTTATTAAGACTTTGTAAAATAGTATTTAGcaaattgtttttattattataagtaattgatttttaagGAAGATATTAGGTATGTTTAGGAAACTTTAAACCAAAAAGGtaaatatatagtttattttattttattttttctaatattccactaaaaaaatataaaaaataatccatgtgattaaaattgataaaaaaataaaaataacattcttTTGGTATTAACATgagaatatagttttatgttttaaatactTAGATTGAAAACTTAgaaatattattgagttttataaatatgtgttttaactttttaagacttacattgatgttattttaaaatataatttatacatatataattaatttatctatatatagactatctTGAAATAATACCGATATTGAAATATTCGTTCCAATGTCTTAACTGAAACGGTATTCTAAACTTTAGTTGTTTATGACTTTTATGCTAAActtaattaagtaattaatcCCACAAATAAAATCAGTCCAATGAGTTTTGAACAGCTGATATAGTTTAATGACACAGATTAGGTCCATTAAAACCTTATAAGATCTTGCtgagtaattttatttataattttataaaatcttatcACTTTATAACCTAGTActttaaaagagagagagagagagagagagagagagagagagagagagagagagagagagagagagagatggcacCCAACTTTCGTGAGGCATGAGATATTATtcctaaaaaatatatcaactcaattttatttatttttaattgtaataGAGGCATGAGATATCATTTGGACGTTTGTGAGCGTAAAAGTAATGGTCCTAATGGagacttgtcaaaaaaaaaaagggtaaaggGTAACCAATGTTTTCATGAGCCTTGAATTTGTCAAAATATTCAAGTAGTTGAAATGTCTAGAAATctaaggaaaaataaatgttggaaaatattatttaaaaaagtatatgaAATTGTCATATATTCattcaagaaaaatgataaacacccATCCTTTCTCATAACACTTTACACaactatgttttaaaatgagaaatgtttttgtaaaataccttataaaaataaaaatattttcattttaaaacatattgTGATATGTATTATAAAATGTGTTATGCGGGTAATATTTGCGTaatcatttttgtatattttattaatatgattggctgtatcatttttaatataaaataactgttttaactaatcatattaatgaaatacataataaatatgtaaaattaattataaataacacgatgcatattagattgatagAGCTTTTAGGTGTTAGAAGGAAAAGGTATTAAGAATGTTCATCCAAATCAGTCTAGTGTATCAACTTGTCTTCAACATTTTTTACAAcgtttttttaatctccattttaaatagttttaaggttattgaaaatttgaaatcaaaattagatgagaaaatcaagattcaagaaaattacaaaaaaaaaaaaaaagtatttaaaagagATCGTAAAAGAGTTGGATTCGCGATGGATGTAACTCATGaggtttattattttattcaaaagtaaaagtcaaaatcaaatttaaaataatattattattttattacataattatatacGAATGATTATTTAGTAATaactttcttattttctttattatataaatacacataAACATTTAAGGGAATAACTGTTGTGTTGAGGTTATTCTGGTCAAATCAAAACAGGTCAAAGAAAGTGATATGCTAGCGGACAATATTTCGAATCTGAAGTCCACTCACGAGGTGCTCTTTTCAACGAATAGGATTTGGATAACTAGACAGGGAAAACAATTATTATTGAGTGGATGTCGCCCGAAAATTTACCCGACAAGTTAAAaggatttgttttttgtttttttttaacacttaaatattattttaaaaataaaaaaagatttataatattattaaaaaatattttttaatcactaaaaaaacaataaaaaaaccaCCCGGGACGATCGAAATTCAAGtctcaaaatatttctattattattttaatttaaaattttttcttttgaatattttttagattttcagattttcttcttttgaatattttttaaaatatttttaattattaaaaaaatttaaatatacaattagacatatttaataaatacatttaagagttcagctttgctacatacagtcgccacA
This genomic interval from Carya illinoinensis cultivar Pawnee chromosome 2, C.illinoinensisPawnee_v1, whole genome shotgun sequence contains the following:
- the LOC122298992 gene encoding G-type lectin S-receptor-like serine/threonine-protein kinase SD2-2 isoform X2, yielding MMKLYKISLWQLLSAIYDSVSTNAPLQILEVGIPFHFPGKCFLAYQTLLRNLTEMSPPSPTLLPTFTALFLSLLTFASATNGTIVVRGSSTTLLSENGTFQMGFFNASGESKWYLGIWYSSIPSRTYVWVANRENPTRKLETSTFEVDRSGRLAVKESENLTVWQSSNVEFSTGVKLLDNGNLVLLTPEGMVSWQSFDHPTDTWLPGMNLTSDQFLTSWQSSSNPSPGLYSLRLKTSDYGEFELVYNATKVYWITGNWTGEAFANVPEMTVPYIYNFSFVDPFTPKATFGFTSRSLDNGSGPPLTGFKIDCMGRLQQYVWWQRAESWNRFWERPESVCRVYGFCGSFGLCDSMRSRPCECLPVPGFKPVDDGAWESGDYSGGCRRENESSCDGNDEFDRLGAVRFDGAVTRSFSGDRKACERACLNDCACVGLYYDGRSNLCKNVYGSLLNLQNMTDGIGGAEEQVLYVRVAGGGERTKEKIKRLNLVGLIVGIVGSVLVLGCVGVVGFVFIIKRGKKRKGMDEDGDFPAMNLKVFSYKELHSATRGFSEKLGHGGFGTVFQGVLPDSSTLVAVKRLERPGGGEREFRAEVRTIGNIQHLNLVRLRGFCSENSHRLLVYDYMPNGPLSAYLRREGPNLSWDVRFRVALGTARGIAYLHEECRDCIIHCDIKPENILLDSEYTAKLSDFGLAKLIGRDFSRVLATLKGTWGYVAPEWISGIEITTKADVYSYGMTLLELIGGRRNVEAPPSAGSEGRAGGVVGKWFFPPWASQQIIEGNLGAVVDSRLGDAYDIEEAKRSALVAVWCIQDNEAVRPSMGMVVKMLEGMVEVTIPPVPKLLQALVSGDSFSGAKAASGNGLSVVGGFYGENMAVVSGGASESSLGDASSATNENVGAQLPKFDEVD
- the LOC122298992 gene encoding G-type lectin S-receptor-like serine/threonine-protein kinase SD2-2 isoform X3; the protein is MMMKLYKISLWQLLSAIYDSVSTNAPLQILEIPFHFPGKCFLAYQTLLRNLTEMSPPSPTLLPTFTALFLSLLTFASATNGTIVVRGSSTTLLSENGTFQMGFFNASGESKWYLGIWYSSIPSRTYVWVANRENPTRKLETSTFEVDRSGRLAVKESENLTVWQSSNVEFSTGVKLLDNGNLVLLTPEGMVSWQSFDHPTDTWLPGMNLTSDQFLTSWQSSSNPSPGLYSLRLKTSDYGEFELVYNATKVYWITGNWTGEAFANVPEMTVPYIYNFSFVDPFTPKATFGFTSRSLDNGSGPPLTGFKIDCMGRLQQYVWWQRAESWNRFWERPESVCRVYGFCGSFGLCDSMRSRPCECLPVPGFKPVDDGAWESGDYSGGCRRENESSCDGNDEFDRLGAVRFDGAVTRSFSGDRKACERACLNDCACVGLYYDGRSNLCKNVYGSLLNLQNMTDGIGGAEEQVLYVRVAGGGERTKEKIKRLNLVGLIVGIVGSVLVLGCVGVVGFVFIIKRGKKRKGMDEDGDFPAMNLKVFSYKELHSATRGFSEKLGHGGFGTVFQGVLPDSSTLVAVKRLERPGGGEREFRAEVRTIGNIQHLNLVRLRGFCSENSHRLLVYDYMPNGPLSAYLRREGPNLSWDVRFRVALGTARGIAYLHEECRDCIIHCDIKPENILLDSEYTAKLSDFGLAKLIGRDFSRVLATLKGTWGYVAPEWISGIEITTKADVYSYGMTLLELIGGRRNVEAPPSAGSEGRAGGVVGKWFFPPWASQQIIEGNLGAVVDSRLGDAYDIEEAKRSALVAVWCIQDNEAVRPSMGMVVKMLEGMVEVTIPPVPKLLQALVSGDSFSGAKAASGNGLSVVGGFYGENMAVVSGGASESSLGDASSATNENVGAQLPKFDEVD
- the LOC122298992 gene encoding G-type lectin S-receptor-like serine/threonine-protein kinase SD2-2 isoform X1; the protein is MMMKLYKISLWQLLSAIYDSVSTNAPLQILEVGIPFHFPGKCFLAYQTLLRNLTEMSPPSPTLLPTFTALFLSLLTFASATNGTIVVRGSSTTLLSENGTFQMGFFNASGESKWYLGIWYSSIPSRTYVWVANRENPTRKLETSTFEVDRSGRLAVKESENLTVWQSSNVEFSTGVKLLDNGNLVLLTPEGMVSWQSFDHPTDTWLPGMNLTSDQFLTSWQSSSNPSPGLYSLRLKTSDYGEFELVYNATKVYWITGNWTGEAFANVPEMTVPYIYNFSFVDPFTPKATFGFTSRSLDNGSGPPLTGFKIDCMGRLQQYVWWQRAESWNRFWERPESVCRVYGFCGSFGLCDSMRSRPCECLPVPGFKPVDDGAWESGDYSGGCRRENESSCDGNDEFDRLGAVRFDGAVTRSFSGDRKACERACLNDCACVGLYYDGRSNLCKNVYGSLLNLQNMTDGIGGAEEQVLYVRVAGGGERTKEKIKRLNLVGLIVGIVGSVLVLGCVGVVGFVFIIKRGKKRKGMDEDGDFPAMNLKVFSYKELHSATRGFSEKLGHGGFGTVFQGVLPDSSTLVAVKRLERPGGGEREFRAEVRTIGNIQHLNLVRLRGFCSENSHRLLVYDYMPNGPLSAYLRREGPNLSWDVRFRVALGTARGIAYLHEECRDCIIHCDIKPENILLDSEYTAKLSDFGLAKLIGRDFSRVLATLKGTWGYVAPEWISGIEITTKADVYSYGMTLLELIGGRRNVEAPPSAGSEGRAGGVVGKWFFPPWASQQIIEGNLGAVVDSRLGDAYDIEEAKRSALVAVWCIQDNEAVRPSMGMVVKMLEGMVEVTIPPVPKLLQALVSGDSFSGAKAASGNGLSVVGGFYGENMAVVSGGASESSLGDASSATNENVGAQLPKFDEVD
- the LOC122298992 gene encoding G-type lectin S-receptor-like serine/threonine-protein kinase SD2-2 isoform X4, with amino-acid sequence MMKLYKISLWQLLSAIYDSVSTNAPLQILEIPFHFPGKCFLAYQTLLRNLTEMSPPSPTLLPTFTALFLSLLTFASATNGTIVVRGSSTTLLSENGTFQMGFFNASGESKWYLGIWYSSIPSRTYVWVANRENPTRKLETSTFEVDRSGRLAVKESENLTVWQSSNVEFSTGVKLLDNGNLVLLTPEGMVSWQSFDHPTDTWLPGMNLTSDQFLTSWQSSSNPSPGLYSLRLKTSDYGEFELVYNATKVYWITGNWTGEAFANVPEMTVPYIYNFSFVDPFTPKATFGFTSRSLDNGSGPPLTGFKIDCMGRLQQYVWWQRAESWNRFWERPESVCRVYGFCGSFGLCDSMRSRPCECLPVPGFKPVDDGAWESGDYSGGCRRENESSCDGNDEFDRLGAVRFDGAVTRSFSGDRKACERACLNDCACVGLYYDGRSNLCKNVYGSLLNLQNMTDGIGGAEEQVLYVRVAGGGERTKEKIKRLNLVGLIVGIVGSVLVLGCVGVVGFVFIIKRGKKRKGMDEDGDFPAMNLKVFSYKELHSATRGFSEKLGHGGFGTVFQGVLPDSSTLVAVKRLERPGGGEREFRAEVRTIGNIQHLNLVRLRGFCSENSHRLLVYDYMPNGPLSAYLRREGPNLSWDVRFRVALGTARGIAYLHEECRDCIIHCDIKPENILLDSEYTAKLSDFGLAKLIGRDFSRVLATLKGTWGYVAPEWISGIEITTKADVYSYGMTLLELIGGRRNVEAPPSAGSEGRAGGVVGKWFFPPWASQQIIEGNLGAVVDSRLGDAYDIEEAKRSALVAVWCIQDNEAVRPSMGMVVKMLEGMVEVTIPPVPKLLQALVSGDSFSGAKAASGNGLSVVGGFYGENMAVVSGGASESSLGDASSATNENVGAQLPKFDEVD